The DNA window CCATTGCCGCCGTGATCGGCGTGCCGACGCTGCGGCTGTCGGGCCACTATTTCAGCATGGCCACGATCGCGGTCGCCGAACTCGTGCGGCTGATCGTCAGCAACACCGACTATCTCGGCGCCGGGGTCGGACTGAGCGGCCCGACCGTGCCGCGAAATGTGTTCGATCTCTCCTTCATCTCGGCGCTGCCGTACTATTATCTCTTCCTGACGGTTCTTGTGATCACGCTCGGCATCACCTGGTGGATGGCCAACAGCCGGATGGGATTTTACCTCCGCGCCATCAGGGATTCCGAGCGCGCGGCGCGCTCGCTCGGCGCGCCCGCCAGCCGCACCAAACTCTACGCCTTCATGCTGAGCGCGGGCCTGACCAGTGTCGCCGGCGCGCTCTATGCGACGATGTTCGGCTTCGTCGATCCGGAATCCGGGCTCGGCATCCTGATCTCGGTGAAGATGCTGATCATGGCGGCGCTGGGCGGCGCCGGGCTGCTGTTCGGACCGCTGGTCGGCGCGGCGATCCTGGTGCCGCTGGAGGAAATCTCCAACAACCTGCTCGGCGGCAAAGGCGCCGGCCTGACTTTTGTCCTGTACGGCGCCATCATCGTGCTGATCGCGCGCTTTCAGCCGGGC is part of the Bradyrhizobium erythrophlei genome and encodes:
- a CDS encoding branched-chain amino acid ABC transporter permease is translated as MRRWLWPSVVLALVVGYPLLFSTPFQQRLGALVLLYAIAASAWNIVGGYAGQVSVGHVVFFGCGAYAAMGAFAHFALSPLVGIPIGIIASVAIAAVIGVPTLRLSGHYFSMATIAVAELVRLIVSNTDYLGAGVGLSGPTVPRNVFDLSFISALPYYYLFLTVLVITLGITWWMANSRMGFYLRAIRDSERAARSLGAPASRTKLYAFMLSAGLTSVAGALYATMFGFVDPESGLGILISVKMLIMAALGGAGLLFGPLVGAAILVPLEEISNNLLGGKGAGLTFVLYGAIIVLIARFQPGGILTLINRLWATRNSKMPDVDAAKGATHAP